The Amycolatopsis endophytica genome includes the window TGGCCGGCCAGAACCGCTCGCAGGAACGGAGCCGGATCGTAGGTCCGTCCCATGAGGACGTTGCCGACCAGGCCGTGCTGCTTGCCGAGGAAGCGCAGCGACTGGCCGACTCCGATGCGCAGCGACAGTTCGGTGAGCTTGGCGAGCTTCACCGGCCCGGAAACGCCGACGCGGACCGGCAGCGTCACGCCCCGCGCTCGCGCCTGCGTCAGCCACGACGTGAACGCCGTGGCGTCGAAGCACATCTGGCTGACCAGATAGGTGGCGTGGCTCTGCTTGCGCAGCAGTGCTTCCCAGAGGCGGTCGTCGTCGATGTGCGGATGGCCCTCGGGGTAGCACCCGACGCCGATCCGGGTGAACGGGTGCTCCATCGCCGCCAGGTCGTCGAGCAGTTCGGCGGCCTCGTGGTACTTGCCGGCGGGAGTCTCGGCGTCGCCGCCGATCACGTACAGGTCGGTCACCCCCAGATCGGCGACCTGGCGCACGAAATCCCGCAGCGACGCGTGGTCGCGGACCATGCGCGCCGCGAGGTGGGGTACGA containing:
- a CDS encoding methylenetetrahydrofolate reductase: MTAEQPATPPGTAQRLLQLLDEATLEVIPLKGAQEQILRTSEKATVAVTCSPKFGLSRTLEHCTVAANAGRRVVPHLAARMVRDHASLRDFVRQVADLGVTDLYVIGGDAETPAGKYHEAAELLDDLAAMEHPFTRIGVGCYPEGHPHIDDDRLWEALLRKQSHATYLVSQMCFDATAFTSWLTQARARGVTLPVRVGVSGPVKLAKLTELSLRIGVGQSLRFLGKQHGLVGNVLMGRTYDPAPFLRAVLAGQPGRGDDVEGLHVFTFNQVAACQDWLDTQRGARA